The Aphelocoma coerulescens isolate FSJ_1873_10779 chromosome 2, UR_Acoe_1.0, whole genome shotgun sequence genome contains a region encoding:
- the LOC138105227 gene encoding protein-glutamine gamma-glutamyltransferase 5-like codes for MEVIELGEVDLNCPSNCQIHNTHFFGTDRQIIRRGQAFSFYARFQNREWDDSVDQAAFTVETGLRPCESNETKCTFPMGRCLDQTCWSASYKVHQPKCISISVFPPSSVCIGRYILNMQITSCGHTYQRCLGDFYVLFNPWCADDPVYMDNQAHREEYVLNEHGILYEGVHKHITSRPWHFGQFEDGILDICLKILDMGASYHHGSDRDHCWRNDPVHVSMVVNHMISSHTTSSIMKIPENNDYLKGTKPFSWNGSVPILQQWYSGRCRPVRYGYCGSLASVMCTVMRCLGIPSRVVTSFCFPCSIENPLGINEIFDSSGKNLCGKDKLWRYHCWNESWMARRDINQCCGDWQCLDPTPLETGRGSACSGPTWVRSIREGELDLDYDGHHMFSRVNSNYVGWLSQNNAKRTKFFCDTWPCGQRLITKSVGSEQFEDITGAYKYELGSVKNKEAYFRAYRRIHPGYCNASNCHIERELSSLKNPFLSDSGINMRLKMANCPMYGEDVQLHWLLENLRNENKTLKFNLCAQIITYSGCPMDQFWKDSVNVTLGPREVKKIPLCISYNQYGSYLCDHNIMKVVAVSDPECGEALMVSRDIVVNRPPVIVKLLSQPRLKVPCTAEISFCNPLQEDMKNCVMTLEGCGLFKEPMTIDLGTLASNQQARTIVEFTPYRLGSHRLLANLGCHKFAYCKGCAKAEVCCSAGQNGVLPVSQNGSLPVCENGSVPMNGSGPVPVADPAFNSMCEYICIPVCNPNCSAGGQPVYDFVYLPAGHPLCNSICNQGFNPSINPGFETGCDPGFRVICETVPPATCAPMPPSMYSSMPAPASNPVCTPMPHVVFETGPAPTHPSGGGGGAMSYSVSVPTNNAVSALLTHFMSGPSPSGATQAVPMSAPPSYSMCSPVVHTIGNPMQPPTPLSVPGASISHVVCGATPSPTTQPPCGPAATLSSQPLSAAVAHGMCSPVASPVPRAADRSGTPTVLQVGSASASHSLCSPAPRPVGPPASHSLCSPAPRPVGPPAAHSLCSPSSASLVAVGSRPASSPAAQPLDSSAATCPPCSPSPRPLGGATARSLCAPISRSLSQIVGASGSRSLCGSQWGPSYDTTTRLGSHSMWAPTSRSLWSPEGRLGYSSTRATYGTLTRPPYSSLNRSSYTLSRSGYTTLPRSTSPSAYATLTRSGLGPSGSTLALAGSRRPWSPGRSTLTYFKRKYL; via the exons atggaag TCATTGAGCTGGGAGAAGTCGACCTGAACTGTCCTTCCAACTGTCAAATACATAATACCCATTTCTTCGGAACTGACAGACAGATAATAAGGAGAGGGCAAGCCTTCAGCTTTTATGCTCGTTTCCAAAATCGGGAATGGGATGACTCCGTGGACCAGGCTGCTTTCACTGTGGAGACAG gCCTCAGACCCTGTGAATCAAATGAGACAAAATGCACCTTCCCAATGGGCAGATGTCTGGATCAAACCTGCTGGAGTGCTTCCTACAAAGTTCATCAGCCGAAATGCATCAGTATCAGCGTGTTTCCTCCCTCCAGTGTCTGCATTGGCCGTTATATTCTCAATATGCAAATCACATCTTGTGGTCACACATATCAGCGGTGTCTTGGAGATTTTTATGTCCTTTTTAACCCTTGGTGTGCAG ACGACCCTGTATATATGGACAATCAGGCCCATAGAGAAGAATATGTTCTGAATGAGCATGGAATACTGTATGAAGGAGTTCACAAGCACATTACCTCTCGACCATGGCACTTTGGACAG tttgAAGATGGGATTCTGGATATCTGCTTGAAGATCTTAGATATGGGTGCAAGTTACCATCATGGCTCTGATCGTGACCACTGTTGGCGCAATGACCCTGTGCATGTCAGCATGGTGGTGAATCACATG aTAAGCAGCCATACCACTAGCAGTATCATGAAGATTCCAGAAAACAATGATTACCTGAAAGGAACAAAGCCATTTTCCTGGAATGGAAGTGTCCCTATTCTACAGCAGTGGTACAGTGGCAGATGCAGGCCAGTCAGATATGGGTACTGTGGATCTCTTGCTTCAGTAATGTGCACAG tgaTGAGGTGTTTGGGAATTCCAAGCCGTGTTGTCACAAGCTTCTGTTTTCCTTGCTCAATTGAGAATCCCCTTGGTATCAATGAGATTTTTGACTCTTCTGGTAAAAATCTGTGTGGCAAAGACAAGCTATg GCGATACCACTGCTGGAATGAATCTTGGATGGCTCGCAGAGACATTAATCAGTGCTGTGGTGATTGGCAGTGTCTGGATCCTACACCTCTGGAAACAGGCAGAG GTTCAGCTTGCAGTGGTCCTACATGGGTTCGAAGCATCAGGGAAGGGGAACTGGACTTGGATTATGATGGTCATCATATGTTTTCTCGAGTAAATTCAAACTATGTTGGCTGGCTTTCCCAAAACAATGccaaaagaacaaaatttttctGTGACACATGGCCATGTGGACAACGTCTAATCACCAAGAGCGTTGGCAGTGAGCAATTTGAAGATATCACTGGAGCTTACAAGTATGAACTAG GTTCTGTGAAAAACAAAGAAGCCTATTTCCGGGCTTACAGAAGAATTCACCCAGGGTATTGCAATGCTTCCAACTGTCATATAGAGAGAGAGTTATCATCTCTGAAAAACCCATTTCTGAGCGACTCTGGAATTAACATGAGGTTAAAGATGGCTAACTGCCCAATGTATGGTGAAGATGTCCAACTGCACTGGCTGCTTGAAAATTTGCGTAATGAGAACAAAACCCTGAAGTTTAATTTGTGCGCACAAATTATAACCTACAGTGGTTGCCCAATGGATCAATTTTGGAAAGACAGTGTGAATGTCACATTGGGCCCCAGGGAAG tgaaaaaaattcCTCTGTGTATATCATATAATCAGTATGGAAGTTATCTCTGTGATCACAACATTATGAAAGTGGTAGCTGTCTCAGACCCAGAGTGTGGAGAAGCTCTGATGGTGAGCAGGGATATTGTGGTCAACAGACCACCTGTTATTGTAAAG CTACTGAGCCAACCCAGACTGAAAGTACCATGTACTGCAGAGATCTCATTCTGTAATCCTCTCCAGGAAGACATGAAGAACTGTGTAATGACATTAGAAGGCTGTGGTTTATTCAAAGAGCCAATGACCATTGA TTTGGGAACGCTGGCATCCAACCAACAGGCACGGACCATCGTGGAGTTCACACCTTACAGGCTTGGCAGCCACCGGCTCCTGGCCAACCTTGGGTGCCACAAGTTTGCCTACTGCAAGGGATGTGCCAAGGCCGAAGTGTGTTGCTCTGCAGGCCAGAATGGTGTCCTGCCCGTCAGCCAGAACGGGTCACTCCCAGTGTGTGAGAATGGCTCCGTCCCCATGAATGGCTCTGGGCCTGTCCCTGTGGCAGACCCTGCGTTCAACTCCATGTGTGAATATATATGTATCCCAGTGTGCAACCCAAACTGCAGCGCAGGGGGGCAGCCTGTGTACGATTTCGTGTACCTCCCTGCAGGCCATCCCTTGTGCAACTCCATCTGCAACCAAGGCTTCAATCCAAGCATCAACCCTGGTTTTGAGACGGGATGCGATCCTGGCTTCCGTGTCATATGTGAGACTGTGCCTCCTGCTACGTGTGCTCCAATGCCTCCATCCATGTACAGCTCCATGCCAGCCCCAGCATCCAACCCTGTTTGCACCCCTATGCCTCATGTGGTGTTTGAGACAGGTCCTGCTCCCACACACCCATCTGGAGGTGGAGGGGGGGCGATGTCCTACTCTGTCTCTGTCCCCACGAATAATGCGGTGAGTGCATTGCTGACCCACTTCATGTCTGGCCCCAGTCCCAGTGGGGCAACCCAGGCAGTCCCTATGTCTGCTCCACCATCCTACTCCATGTGCTCTCCAGTAGTCCACACCATCGGTAATCCCATGCAACCTCCAACTCCCCTTTCAGTGCCTGGTGCCTCCATCTCACATGTTGTTTGCGGCGCCACACCCTCTCCCACCACCCAGCCTCCATGTGGCCCAGCGGCCACCCTGTCCTCCCAACCCCTGAGTGCCGCAGTAGCCCACGGCATGTGCTCCCCAGTGGCTTCCCCAGTGCCCCGTGCTGCTGACCGTAGCGGCACCCCAACAGTGCTGCAGGTGGGCAGCGCCTCGGCATCCCACTCACTGTGTTCCCCAGCCCCCCGTCCTGTGGGACCCCCGGCATCCCACTCGCTGTGCTCTCCAGCCCCCCGCCCAGTAGGGCCCCCCGCGGCCCACTCCCTGTGCTCGCCCAGCTCCGCCTCGCTGGTGGCCGTGGGCTCCCGCCCTGCCAGCTCGCCCGCCGCTCAGCCCTTGGACTCATCAGCTGCTACCTGCCCCCCATGCTCCCCATCCCCACGCCCCCTGGGAGGTGCCACAGCCCGCTCCCTCTGTGCTCCCATCTCTCGCTCCCTCTCCCAGATTGTGGGCGCCTCCGGGTCTCGCTCATTGTGTGGTTCTCAGTGGGGCCCCTCCTATGACACCACCACTCGCTTGGGCTCCCACTCCATGTGGGCTCCCACCTCTCGATCACTGTGGAGCCCCGAGGGGCGCTTGGGCTACTCCTCGACCCGTGCCACCTATGGCACTCTTACACGCCCTCCATACAGCTCCCTGAACCGCTCCTCCTACACCTTGTCCCGCTCTGGCTACACTACCCTACCCCGCTCCACCTCTCCCTCTGCCTATGCCACCCTGACCCGCTCTGGGTTGggcccctctggcagcaccCTGGCCCTGGCAGGGTCCCGCAGGCCCTGGAGTCCCGGGAGGAGCACTCTCACCTATTTCAAACGCAAATATCTGTAA